TAGATTTAGACGCTGCGCGAACGCGCAACGCATATCAGTCTATACTGAATAATTTTGCTGATGGCAGTACCGATATTTTGGTTGGCACACAAATGATAAGTAAGGGCCTCGACTTTGAAAATGTTACCACCGTTGGAATAGTAAATGCCGATAGCCTTTTAAACTTTCCTGATTTTCGTTCGGTGGAGCGTAGTTTTCAGTTAATGGTGCAGGTGGCAGGGCGCGCAGGACGTAAGCATAAGCAAGGACATGTGATGATTCAAACATATAATCCTCAGCATAAAGTTTTTGAGTGGGTGGTTAATAATGATTATGCTTCTTTTATAAAACATGAACTTGCAGAGCGTAAAATGTTTCATTATCCGCCATTTTACCGATTGCTATATCTTACACTCAAACACAAAGATTTTAGTAGTGTAGATGCAGGGGCATTAAAGTTTGTAGCATTATTAAGAGAGCAGTTTGGCGGTCGCATTTTAGGGCCGGTAACTCCAGATGTTTCCAGAATTAACAACATGTATATTCAGCAGATTGTAATGAAAATTGAACGCGATGCATCCATGAAAAAAGTTAAGCAAATGCTGCATGCTATTCAATCCTTGTTTTTTGCTGATGAAAGATTCCATCAGATGATTATTATTGCCAACGTAGATCCATTGTAAGTATCCTTATCGAAATTGGTTTTACAAATAGTAAGGGTCTGGCACCGTGTTTACTTGATAGCCATAGTAGTTACACTCCCTGGTTTTTATTTTGATTGATAAAAATATAATACAAAACTAATCCTGAAATAATGATGCTGAATGCTCCCAGAATAAATTTCCATTCGGAGAAAGTAAATATATATAGCCAAATAGAAATGCTAATGATGGAAGGAATAGGAAAAAATAACATTTTGTATATAGAAGATTTGCCATCTGCTGCACGGTTGTAAAGCAACCCTGCTGCCTGCGAAACAAACTGTATTAAAATGCGCACTACCACAATGGCCGAAATAATATCGCCCATCCGATTAAGCAGGCTGAAGCAAAAAGCCACAGCACCTAATATCAAAAGTGAGTAATGGGGGAAGTTTAGCCTTGGATGTAATTTAGCGAAAATGCGAAAGTAATTTCCTTGGGCCGCAGCAGCATAAGGTATGCGCGAATAGCCAAGTACTACAGCAAACAAGGATGCAAATGCAACAAGCAAAATGCAGCAAGTTGCAAATGCAGCTACGGTTGGATTGTAGATGCGCTCGAAAAAAAGGCTGATGACAAATTCGTTTTTTGCAGCTTCTTCAAAACCGACTACCCGCAACACGCTCCATTGCATTAACAGATACAACATGGTAATGATGACAATGGATATAAAAATACTGCGTGGTATATTTTTTTGAGGTTGTCGAATTTCGCTGCCTAGATGACAAACATTATAATAACCTAAAAAGCAATAAATGGTTTTGAGTGATGCGGTATTCAGATTTTTTAAAAAATCATAATTCCAGTTAATGTCAAATAATGAGCTGAGTTGCTCTACCTGCACCAATGGCTGGGTATAAAGCAAGCCCGAAATGATAAGCCAACTCATTAGTCCAAAAACTAATATCGAAAGTAAAATAGAAATATTACCCACCGTAGTTACTTTGCGAAATAGCATGGCCACAACCACAATAACAAGTGCACCACTTGTTAACCGTTGCCATATACCATCAAGAGGAATGAGATATTGAAAGTATTTAGAGAAACCAATAGCTCCGCTTGCTATAACCAGTGGGGCTTGTATGGTGGTTTGCCATAGGAAAAGAAAAGCCATGAGCCTGCCAATGCCAAACCGCTTGTAAAGCTGTTGATTGAAAGCATAGGTGCCGCCAGCTTCGGGGTGTGCAGCGCCAAGAGCGCTCCAGGTAAACCCATCCATAAAGCTTAACAATGCACCCAGCAACCAGGCAAGCATACATTGCACGCCTCCCATAGCACTCATCACAAATGACAAGGCTATGAATGGCCCTATGCCAACCATATCAATTACATTGATTGCAGTTGCTTGTGTTAGGGATAGCGCACGATTTAACCCGCTCATAATTATTTTATGTTCAAAGAAAGTTATTTTTATCGGATGTGTGGTCTGCTATTTAAACACGTGCAATGGCATTTGCAAGATAGTTCGGTGTTTGGTTTTGCAAATTATTTAATGAAGTTTTTAAAGAACAATATTTGGCATATAGGTCAATGTTCTGCAGCTATATGTATTTTTTTGGAGTAATTGAATAAACGGAGGAATAACTAAATAGTCACTAGCCCTGATAGTAGTGGAAATCCTTTTTTTTACTATTAAAAAACAAACTCAAAAAAAGATTGCAACGGATAGCAGGTACTTTGGTTATTAGTACCATTAAGTGAGGCTCCAATTAATTATGATGCTGTAAAAAAATTGCACCTTTGCCGGTAATGAAAGTAGAAGCCACGTATGCACAAGTTTGGAAAATTGCTTTTCCTATTATGTTGGGAAGCATAGCTCAAACTATTTTGAATGTTACTGATACGGCCTTTATGGCTAGGGTGGGAGAGGCGCCACTTGCTGCAAGTGCAATAGGTGGCGTGTTTTATTATGTGCTGGTTATGGTGGGTATTTCGTTTTCGATAGGAGCACAAATTGTGATGTCGAGGCGCGCAGGCGAAGGCGACCGCGAGGGTTTGCGTACCACCTTTCAGCAAGCATTTATATTGCTGTCGCTTACTGGGTTGCTATTGTTTTTTGTGGGACACTTTGGTGTGCATTGGTTGTTTGAGTATACCATAAACGATGCTGAGGTGCGCGATCAGGCTGTAACCTTCGTAGTGTACCGCTCGTATGGATTGTTATTGCTAGTGCCGTTGCTAAGTGTACGTGCTTTTCTTGTTGGAATTTCTGAAACAAAATTGATAACGGTGCAATCGGTTATTAGTTGCGTAGTGAATGTGGTGATTGGTTATGTGCTTATTTTTGGCAAAGGAGGATCTACTGCAATGGGCATTGCAGGTGCCGGTATAGCTAGTGCAATAGCTGAGTGGGTATCGAGCTTGTTTGTTTTGTTTGTGGTTCGTTATTACAAAAAATTCAACGCTTATCAACTGTTTTATAAGCTTGCATCACATGGCGCAGTAATTAAGAATATGCTCCATGTTTCGTTTCCGGTGCTGATGCAAAATACACTCAGCATGGGAGCTTGGTTGTTATTTTTTATGCTGATAGAAAAACTGGGCACACATGAGTTGGCTATATCTAACGTGGTGCGTGCAGTATATATGATATTGATGACGCCTGTGTTTGGGTTTTCGAGCGCTGCCAACGCCATGACTGCTAATTTGATAGGACAAGGAAGAACTGAGGATGTACGTGGGCTGTTAATAAAAATCACGATTTTTTCGGTTAGTATAATTTCGGTGCTTGCACTTGTCTCGGTGCTGTTTACCAATCAGATATTAGGGGTAGTGACCAACGATGCCGCTACGATAATTGATGCGCGACTAAGCTTTTACATTGTTTGTGCTGCAAGCGTTTCGCTGGCAGTATCGCTAGTACTATTATCTGCGGTATCGGGCAGCGGAGCTACGCGTGCTGCCCTGGTTATTGAGTTTGTAAACATAGCCATATACGTTGCGTTTATTTATATATGTTGTATACACCTTAAGACGAAAGTAGAGATTGTATGGCTTAGCGAAATTCTCTATTGGGTACTTATGGGTGCAATGGCTTATTTTTACCTCCGTAGCGGAAAGTGGAAGTCCATTAAAGTGTAGCGAGATTTTTATTAAGGTGGCTTTGATAATGATATAGCAAATGAGAATAATATTTTACGGAACACCGGAATTTGCTGTGCCTTCTTTGGAGGCACTTGCAAACCAAGGGTATGAGGTAGTAGCAGTAGTAACAGCAGTAGATGCACCTGCAGGCCGTGGCTTGCAATTAAAGCATAGCGCTGTTAAAGAATGTGCTTTGAAATTCGGCATAAAAATACTTCAACCTGAAAAATTAAAATCACCCGAATTTTTAGCTGAGATTAGGAACCTGAATGCCGATTTGCAAATAGTGGTTGCATTTAGAATGATGCCATACGAGTTGTGGAGTATGCCGCCCAAAGGAACATTTAATTTACATAGTTCGCTGCTGCCGCAATATAGAGGTGCGGCACCAATCAATCATGCAGTAATGAATGGGGAGAAAGAAACAGGAGTTACTACATTTTTTTTGCAACAGGAAATTGATACAGGGAAGATTATTTTTCAAGATACGATAAGTGTTGGAGATGAAGATACAGCTACATCGGTACATGACCGCCTAAAAGTTGTTGGAGCACAACTTGTATTGATAACTGTAAAGGCTATAGAAAACAATACGGTGCAGGCTATAGACCAATCGCAAATGATGAAAGGCGAACTAAAGTTGGCACCTAAAATATTTAAGGAGGATTGCAGAATTGATTGGACGAATAATGTAGAGCAGATTCATAACAAAATAAGAGGCTTATCGCGCTACCCAGCTGCTTTTACAACATTGCGTGATGCCAACAACTACGTGCATAGCGTGAAAATTTATACTTCACAAATAGAGAGAGCACCACACAGCTATAAACCGGGAAGAGTAATAACCGATGCGCGCACGTACTTAAAAGTAGCTGCCACCAATGGTTTTGTAGTAATTAGCGAATTACAACTAGCCGGAAAAAATCTATGAAAACAGAAGAGTTCTTACGAGGTTATAAGTTTAGCGATGAGCAGTATTTTTCTTAAACCGTATTAACGAGCTTGCCAATAAGGCTAATTGAAACGAAGGCATGCAACAGAAAAATGCCGATTACTTTTTTAGCAGTTTGAAGGCATGCGTCCATTTATTGTTTATGAAACCCGGAATACACCATAGCATACATAGTGGTTCAATAGCACGGGCTGCTTCTGCAGCACCCATATCTTCG
This sequence is a window from Bacteroidota bacterium. Protein-coding genes within it:
- a CDS encoding MATE family efflux transporter; protein product: MKVEATYAQVWKIAFPIMLGSIAQTILNVTDTAFMARVGEAPLAASAIGGVFYYVLVMVGISFSIGAQIVMSRRAGEGDREGLRTTFQQAFILLSLTGLLLFFVGHFGVHWLFEYTINDAEVRDQAVTFVVYRSYGLLLLVPLLSVRAFLVGISETKLITVQSVISCVVNVVIGYVLIFGKGGSTAMGIAGAGIASAIAEWVSSLFVLFVVRYYKKFNAYQLFYKLASHGAVIKNMLHVSFPVLMQNTLSMGAWLLFFMLIEKLGTHELAISNVVRAVYMILMTPVFGFSSAANAMTANLIGQGRTEDVRGLLIKITIFSVSIISVLALVSVLFTNQILGVVTNDAATIIDARLSFYIVCAASVSLAVSLVLLSAVSGSGATRAALVIEFVNIAIYVAFIYICCIHLKTKVEIVWLSEILYWVLMGAMAYFYLRSGKWKSIKV
- a CDS encoding amino acid permease — encoded protein: MSGLNRALSLTQATAINVIDMVGIGPFIALSFVMSAMGGVQCMLAWLLGALLSFMDGFTWSALGAAHPEAGGTYAFNQQLYKRFGIGRLMAFLFLWQTTIQAPLVIASGAIGFSKYFQYLIPLDGIWQRLTSGALVIVVVAMLFRKVTTVGNISILLSILVFGLMSWLIISGLLYTQPLVQVEQLSSLFDINWNYDFLKNLNTASLKTIYCFLGYYNVCHLGSEIRQPQKNIPRSIFISIVIITMLYLLMQWSVLRVVGFEEAAKNEFVISLFFERIYNPTVAAFATCCILLVAFASLFAVVLGYSRIPYAAAAQGNYFRIFAKLHPRLNFPHYSLLILGAVAFCFSLLNRMGDIISAIVVVRILIQFVSQAAGLLYNRAADGKSSIYKMLFFPIPSIISISIWLYIFTFSEWKFILGAFSIIISGLVLYYIFINQNKNQGV